A window of Cottoperca gobio chromosome 16, fCotGob3.1, whole genome shotgun sequence contains these coding sequences:
- the spmip4 gene encoding uncharacterized protein C7orf31 homolog, which yields MQASDPQCFILPSPSSVLSQSSSSQMEPKSSLNHSIPPDLNGHYHFGNGGAMISQEKMIKIATPKAHPYSSHISQFAMFPSFCSPDDPETGVRAASQPFLNPLIPNSAAGVTLLSKSIGSPYRHEVLETPIKNRKKSVTWPGDHGFLDHTKPLKGENQVFYPTPPKTVLPNPKLRVWDLSLSERTSNMLKNLERTHWITSYQMDHTGSGPANPLKIDDFQEKICDITGMSSHNAPLRRLWKQKKKKKKKKTGEHLQS from the exons ATGCAGGCCTCTGACCCTCAG TGCTTCATCCTGCCTTCACCCTCCTCTGTTCTCAGTCAGAGCTCCAGCAGCCAGATGGAGCCCAAGTCCTCACTAAACCACAGCATCCCACCGGACTTAAATGGCCATTATCACTTTGGTAATGGAGGAGCCATGATATCCCA GGAGAAAATGATAAAGATAGCAACTCCAAAAGCGCATCCCTATTCATCCCACATCTCCCAGTTTGCAATGTTCCCATCCTTCTGCTCTCCTGATGACCCTGAAACAGGAGTCAGAGCTGCCTCTCAACCTTTCCTCAACCCCCTCATCCCAAATAGTGCGGCGGGCGTTACACTCCTGAGCAAATCTATAG GTAGTCCATACAGACATGAGGTTTTAGAGACACCCataaaaaacaggaagaaatcTGTTACGTGGCCCGGAGATCACGGCTTCTTAGAT CATACAAAGCCGTTGAAGGGAGAGAACCAGGTTTTCTACCCCACTCCTCCAAAGACAGTGCTGCCCAACCCTAAACTTCGTGTCTGGGATTTGTCATTATCTGAGCGGACAAGCAACATGCTGAAAAATCTGGAGAGGACACACTGGATCACCTCTTACCAAATGGACCACACAG GATCGGGGCCAGCAAATCCTCTAAAGATTGATGACTTCCAGGAAAAGATATGTGACATTACTGGGATGAGTTCACACAATGCACCACTG AGGAGGCTGtggaagcagaagaagaagaagaagaagaagaagacaggagaGCACCTGCAGTCCTGA